A stretch of Fusobacterium periodonticum ATCC 33693 DNA encodes these proteins:
- a CDS encoding MBL fold metallo-hydrolase — MNISILGSGSSGNSTFVEIEDYKLLVDTGFSCKKTEEKLEMIGKKLSDISAILITHEHSDHINGAGVIARKYDIPIYITPESYKAGASKLGQIDKSLIKFIDGAFILDDKVKVLPFDVMHDAERTIGFRLESQLNKKIAISTDIGYITNIVREYFKDVDAMVIESNYDFNTLMNCSYPWNLKERVKSRNGHLSNNECAKFIKEMYTDKLKKVFLAHVSKDSNNLGLIKETLIDEFSGMLRKPNCEITSQDNVTKLFTIE, encoded by the coding sequence ATGAATATTTCAATTCTAGGAAGTGGGAGTTCAGGGAATTCAACTTTTGTAGAAATAGAAGACTATAAATTATTGGTAGATACAGGTTTTAGTTGTAAAAAAACTGAAGAAAAATTGGAAATGATAGGGAAAAAATTATCAGATATATCAGCAATTTTAATAACTCATGAGCATAGTGACCATATAAATGGAGCAGGGGTTATTGCAAGAAAATACGATATTCCTATCTATATAACTCCTGAAAGTTACAAGGCAGGAGCAAGTAAGTTAGGACAAATAGATAAATCTCTAATAAAATTTATTGATGGTGCCTTCATACTTGATGATAAAGTTAAGGTTTTACCATTTGATGTGATGCATGATGCTGAAAGAACTATTGGTTTTAGATTAGAAAGTCAGCTTAATAAAAAAATAGCGATATCTACTGACATTGGTTATATAACAAATATTGTTAGAGAATATTTTAAAGATGTTGATGCCATGGTAATAGAAAGTAATTATGATTTTAATACTCTTATGAATTGTTCGTATCCTTGGAACTTAAAAGAAAGAGTTAAAAGTAGAAACGGACATCTTTCAAATAATGAATGTGCAAAATTTATCAAAGAGATGTATACAGATAAATTAAAAAAAGTATTTTTAGCTCATGTTAGTAAGGATAGCAATAACCTAGGTTTAATAAAAGAAACACTAATAGATGAATTTTCAGGAATGTTAAGAAAGCCAAATTGTGAAATTACAAGTCAAGATAATGTAACAAAATTATTTACTATAGAATAA
- a CDS encoding 5-formyltetrahydrofolate cyclo-ligase, translating into MDKKDARNLIKERRMNLSMEYIDTASDKIFEKLLENEDFKNAKVIMSYMDFKNEVKTDKINDYIKKAGKTLVLPKVITKEKMIVIEDKNKYIVSPFGNSEPDGEEYIGEIDLIITPGVAFDREKNRVGFGRGYYDRFFAIHKNSKKIAIAFEKQIIEEGIETTEYDMKVDVLITEDNIIY; encoded by the coding sequence ATGGATAAGAAAGATGCTAGAAATCTAATAAAAGAAAGAAGAATGAATTTATCTATGGAGTACATTGATACTGCCAGTGATAAGATATTTGAAAAATTATTAGAAAATGAAGATTTTAAAAATGCTAAAGTTATTATGTCTTATATGGATTTTAAAAATGAAGTTAAGACAGATAAAATAAATGATTACATAAAGAAAGCTGGAAAGACTTTAGTTTTACCTAAGGTAATTACTAAAGAAAAGATGATAGTGATAGAAGATAAGAATAAATATATTGTGAGTCCTTTTGGTAATTCAGAACCTGATGGAGAAGAATATATTGGTGAAATTGATTTAATTATTACACCAGGAGTTGCTTTTGATAGAGAGAAAAATAGAGTAGGTTTTGGTAGAGGTTATTATGATAGATTTTTTGCAATTCATAAGAATTCTAAAAAAATTGCTATAGCCTTTGAAAAACAAATAATTGAAGAAGGTATTGAAACAACTGAATATGATATGAAAGTTGATGTTTTAATAACTGAAGACAATATAATTTATTAG
- a CDS encoding AAA family ATPase — MNKYKDNLLNSSSKLDSLLEEGDKIKADIVEITEYNNFEITRDLLKKISIINNSPKYKEEVKKYINLTKESLLLYFGYLKILDISKKEKVEEDPKGLEELLNELNSLVGLKDVKSKVNDLITYQKVQKLREKHKLHITKSTLHLAFTGNPGTGKTTVARIVGRIYKQIGLLSKGHFIEVSRTDLIAGYQGQTALKVKKVIESAKGGVLFIDEAYSITENDNNDSYGKECLTELTKALEDYREDLVVIVAGYTEPMNKFFESNPGLKSRFNTFIEFQDYNVEELEEILMTMCKNNDYLLNEELKIKVKNFFAEQLSNKNQNFANGRMVRNVYDDLIMCQARRVVNIENITREDLLLITEEDFLL, encoded by the coding sequence ATGAATAAATATAAGGATAATTTATTAAATAGTTCAAGTAAATTAGACTCACTTCTTGAAGAAGGTGATAAAATAAAAGCAGATATAGTTGAAATTACAGAGTATAATAATTTTGAAATAACAAGAGATTTATTAAAAAAGATTTCTATTATAAATAATTCACCAAAATACAAAGAGGAGGTAAAAAAATATATAAATTTAACAAAAGAAAGTTTATTATTATATTTTGGTTATTTAAAAATTTTAGATATCTCCAAGAAAGAAAAGGTTGAAGAAGATCCTAAAGGATTGGAAGAATTATTAAATGAACTAAATAGTTTAGTAGGATTAAAAGATGTAAAATCTAAGGTAAATGATTTAATAACTTATCAAAAAGTGCAAAAGTTAAGAGAAAAACATAAATTACATATTACTAAAAGTACATTACATTTAGCATTTACTGGTAATCCAGGAACAGGGAAAACGACTGTTGCAAGAATAGTTGGAAGAATTTATAAGCAAATTGGACTATTATCTAAAGGTCATTTTATAGAAGTTTCAAGAACTGATTTGATAGCTGGATATCAAGGACAGACAGCTTTGAAAGTAAAAAAAGTTATTGAAAGTGCAAAAGGTGGTGTCTTATTTATAGATGAAGCATACAGTATAACTGAAAATGATAATAATGATTCTTATGGAAAAGAATGTTTAACAGAACTAACAAAAGCATTGGAAGATTATAGAGAAGATTTGGTTGTAATTGTTGCAGGCTATACTGAACCAATGAATAAATTTTTTGAATCAAATCCTGGATTAAAATCAAGATTCAATACTTTCATAGAGTTTCAAGACTATAATGTTGAAGAACTTGAAGAAATTTTAATGACAATGTGTAAAAATAATGACTATTTATTAAATGAAGAATTAAAAATAAAAGTTAAAAATTTTTTTGCTGAACAATTATCTAATAAAAATCAAAACTTTGCAAATGGAAGAATGGTTAGAAATGTGTATGATGATTTAATAATGTGTCAAGCAAGAAGAGTTGTAAATATAGAGAATATAACTCGAGAAGATTTATTATTAATTACAGAGGAAGATTTTTTATTATAA
- a CDS encoding SDR family oxidoreductase, which translates to MKIALVTGTSSGIGYEIAKTLLNMNYEVYGVARNFIKNETKIFEDYENFFPIVCDLSKLDELEKTLHSLKKIKFDLIVNSAGLAYFSLHEEINIAKIKNMISVNLQAPLVISQYFLRTLKENKGTIINISSVTANKESPLACVYSATKAGLSQFSKSLFEEVRKNDVKVITIYPDMTKTNFYQNNTYFECDDDEKAYIKTEDIAKTIEFILNQSDNIVFTDVTIKPQRHKIKKIKRKE; encoded by the coding sequence ATGAAAATTGCTTTAGTTACAGGAACTAGTTCAGGAATAGGTTATGAGATAGCAAAAACATTATTAAATATGAACTATGAAGTTTATGGTGTTGCTAGAAATTTCATAAAAAATGAAACTAAGATTTTTGAAGATTATGAAAACTTTTTTCCTATTGTTTGTGATTTATCAAAACTTGATGAATTGGAAAAAACTTTACATTCATTAAAAAAAATAAAATTTGATTTAATAGTAAATTCAGCAGGACTTGCTTATTTTAGTTTACATGAAGAGATAAATATAGCCAAGATTAAAAATATGATATCAGTGAATTTACAAGCACCTCTTGTAATCAGTCAATATTTTTTAAGAACTTTAAAAGAAAATAAAGGGACAATAATAAATATTTCATCAGTTACTGCAAATAAAGAAAGTCCTTTAGCTTGTGTTTATTCAGCAACAAAAGCAGGTCTTAGTCAATTTTCAAAAAGTTTGTTTGAAGAAGTTAGAAAGAATGATGTTAAGGTTATAACAATTTATCCAGATATGACTAAGACAAATTTCTATCAGAATAATACATATTTTGAATGTGATGATGATGAAAAAGCATATATAAAAACTGAAGATATAGCAAAAACGATAGAGTTTATTTTAAATCAAAGTGATAATATAGTTTTTACAGATGTAACAATAAAGCCTCAAAGGCATAAAATAAAAAAGATAAAAAGAAAGGAATAA
- a CDS encoding type II toxin-antitoxin system RelB/DinJ family antitoxin yields the protein MATLTINTDEKTAENFYAFCEELGLDMSTAITLYMKACLREQKIPFELKVAKKEVVQNVRTAPATIEELLENYDI from the coding sequence ATGGCTACATTAACAATTAATACAGATGAAAAAACAGCTGAAAATTTTTATGCTTTTTGTGAAGAACTTGGTTTAGATATGTCAACAGCAATAACACTATATATGAAGGCTTGTTTGAGAGAACAAAAAATTCCTTTTGAACTTAAAGTAGCAAAGAAAGAAGTTGTTCAAAATGTAAGAACTGCACCTGCTACAATAGAGGAATTATTAGAAAATTATGATATTTAA
- a CDS encoding NAD(P)/FAD-dependent oxidoreductase, with protein MKVNISNIIVSINKNQEKEIYKELEKNGISRDNIENLKYLKKSIDSRKKNDIKFIYTLEITLKKNINLEKYSKLSLAKDESYDKRIALYPKREVAVVGTGPAGLFSALRLVELGYIPIVFERGEEVDKRNITTDNFIKTSILNPNSNIQFGEGGAGTYSDGKLNTRIKSEYIEKVFKEFIECGAQEEIFWNYKPHIGTDVLRIVVKNLREKIKSLGGKFYFSSLVEDIEVKNNEISSLKILEVDSGKRYKYDIDKVIFAIGHSSRDTYKMLHSKGVAMENKPFAIGVRIEHLRKDIDKMQYGEAVSNPLLEAATYNMAFNNKKETRGTFSFCMCPGGEIVNAASELGASLVNGMSYSTRNGKFSNSAIVVGVSERDYGSQIFSGMHLQEELEKKNYEIVGNYGAIYQNVIDFMKNQKTSFEIESSYKMKLFSYDINNFFPDYIRRNLHSAFENWSKNQLFISNKVNLIGPETRTSAPVKILRDLKGESISIKGIFPIGEGAGYAGGIMSAAVDGIKIVDLAFSKKIV; from the coding sequence ATGAAAGTTAATATTAGTAATATAATAGTATCAATAAATAAAAATCAAGAGAAAGAAATATATAAAGAATTAGAGAAAAATGGTATTTCTAGAGATAATATAGAAAATTTAAAATATTTAAAGAAATCTATAGATAGTAGAAAAAAGAATGATATTAAATTTATCTATACTTTAGAAATTACATTAAAGAAAAATATAAATTTAGAAAAGTATTCAAAACTAAGTTTAGCTAAAGATGAAAGTTATGATAAAAGAATAGCTCTTTATCCTAAAAGAGAAGTTGCTGTTGTTGGAACAGGACCTGCGGGACTTTTTTCAGCCTTAAGATTGGTAGAATTAGGATATATTCCCATTGTATTTGAAAGAGGAGAAGAAGTAGATAAAAGAAATATAACAACAGATAATTTTATTAAAACTTCTATTCTAAATCCAAATTCAAATATACAGTTTGGAGAAGGTGGAGCAGGTACTTATTCAGATGGTAAATTAAATACTAGAATTAAAAGTGAGTATATAGAAAAAGTTTTCAAAGAATTTATAGAATGTGGAGCTCAAGAAGAAATTTTTTGGAACTATAAACCACATATAGGTACTGACGTTTTAAGAATTGTTGTTAAAAATTTAAGAGAAAAAATTAAATCTTTAGGAGGAAAATTTTATTTTTCTTCACTTGTTGAAGATATAGAAGTAAAAAATAATGAAATTAGTTCTTTAAAGATTTTAGAAGTAGATAGTGGAAAAAGATATAAATATGATATAGATAAAGTAATTTTTGCTATAGGACATTCATCAAGAGATACATATAAGATGTTACATTCAAAAGGTGTTGCTATGGAAAATAAACCTTTTGCTATTGGAGTAAGAATAGAACATTTAAGAAAAGATATTGATAAAATGCAATATGGAGAAGCTGTTTCAAATCCACTTTTAGAAGCAGCAACTTACAATATGGCTTTTAACAATAAAAAAGAAACAAGAGGAACTTTCTCATTTTGTATGTGTCCAGGTGGAGAGATAGTAAATGCTGCATCTGAATTGGGAGCTTCACTTGTCAATGGTATGAGTTATTCTACAAGAAATGGGAAATTTTCAAATTCAGCAATAGTTGTTGGAGTATCTGAAAGAGATTATGGAAGTCAAATTTTCTCAGGTATGCATCTACAAGAAGAGTTGGAAAAGAAAAATTATGAGATAGTTGGAAATTATGGAGCAATATATCAAAATGTTATAGATTTTATGAAAAATCAAAAAACTAGTTTTGAAATAGAAAGTAGTTACAAGATGAAGTTATTTTCATATGATATAAATAATTTCTTCCCAGATTATATAAGAAGAAATCTTCATTCAGCTTTTGAAAATTGGAGTAAGAATCAATTATTTATTTCAAATAAAGTGAATTTAATAGGACCAGAAACTAGAACTTCAGCACCTGTTAAAATTTTAAGAGACTTAAAGGGAGAATCGATTTCTATTAAAGGTATTTTTCCTATAGGTGAAGGAGCAGGTTATGCAGGTGGAATTATGAGTGCTGCTGTTGATGGGATTAAAATTGTAGACTTAGCTTTTAGTAAGAAAATAGTCTAA
- a CDS encoding DUF1904 domain-containing protein translates to MPHLKIRGIEKNLIVENSKEIIDGLTEIIGCDRTWFTIEHQNTEYIFDGKIVDGYTFVEIYWFARDEKIKKDTADFLTKLIKRINNNKDCCIIFFTLTGDNYCDNGEFF, encoded by the coding sequence ATGCCACATTTAAAGATTAGAGGAATAGAAAAAAACTTAATAGTTGAAAACAGTAAAGAAATTATTGATGGTTTAACTGAAATTATTGGCTGTGACAGAACTTGGTTTACTATTGAGCATCAAAATACAGAATATATTTTTGATGGAAAAATAGTTGATGGCTATACTTTTGTTGAAATATATTGGTTTGCAAGAGATGAAAAAATAAAAAAGGATACTGCAGATTTCCTAACAAAACTAATTAAGAGAATAAATAATAACAAAGATTGTTGTATTATATTCTTCACTTTAACTGGAGATAACTATTGTGACAATGGAGAATTCTTCTAA
- a CDS encoding KpsF/GutQ family sugar-phosphate isomerase encodes MLDQEIIEIAKNIYDTEIKSLEKRMNKLSENFVKVVRKIFDCKGKVVVTGIGKTGIIGKKISATFASTGTTSIFMNSTEGLHGDLGIINPEDIVLAISNSGESDEILAIMPAIKNIGAFVIGMTGNINSRLAKASDLYINTHVDEEGCPLNLAPMSSTTNALVMGDAIAGCLMKLRNFSPQNFAMYHPGGSLGRKLLTKVGNLMKTGEALALCKADTSMEDIVILMSEKKLGVVCVMNEDNSLLVGIITEGDIRRALSHKEKFFSLKASDIMTTNYTKVDKEEMATQALSIMEDRPHQINVLPVFDENNFVGIIRIHDLLKVR; translated from the coding sequence ATGTTAGATCAAGAAATTATAGAAATTGCTAAAAATATTTATGACACTGAAATAAAATCTCTAGAAAAGAGAATGAATAAACTATCAGAAAATTTTGTTAAAGTAGTTAGAAAAATATTTGATTGTAAAGGAAAAGTAGTTGTTACAGGTATAGGTAAAACAGGAATAATAGGGAAGAAAATTTCAGCAACTTTTGCTTCAACAGGAACAACAAGTATTTTTATGAACTCAACAGAAGGTTTACATGGTGACTTAGGAATTATCAATCCTGAAGATATAGTTTTGGCTATTTCAAATAGTGGTGAAAGTGATGAGATACTTGCAATAATGCCAGCAATAAAAAATATAGGTGCCTTTGTAATAGGAATGACAGGAAATATTAACTCAAGACTTGCTAAGGCTTCAGACCTATATATTAATACTCATGTAGATGAAGAAGGTTGTCCATTAAATCTTGCACCTATGTCATCTACAACTAATGCACTTGTTATGGGAGATGCTATTGCAGGTTGTCTTATGAAACTTAGAAATTTCTCACCTCAAAACTTTGCAATGTATCATCCAGGTGGAAGTTTAGGAAGAAAACTACTAACAAAAGTTGGAAATTTAATGAAAACAGGTGAAGCTCTTGCTCTTTGTAAAGCTGATACAAGTATGGAAGATATAGTAATTCTAATGAGTGAGAAAAAACTTGGAGTAGTATGTGTAATGAATGAGGATAACAGCCTTTTAGTAGGAATTATCACTGAAGGAGATATAAGAAGAGCTTTAAGTCACAAAGAAAAATTCTTTAGCTTAAAGGCTAGTGATATAATGACAACAAATTATACTAAGGTTGATAAAGAAGAAATGGCAACTCAAGCCTTATCAATTATGGAAGATAGACCTCATCAAATAAATGTATTACCAGTGTTTGATGAAAATAATTTTGTAGGAATTATCAGAATACACGATTTATTGAAAGTTAGGTAA
- a CDS encoding coiled-coil domain-containing protein: MTDEKKTDVRIFDPTGWFKAINNILKETTNDNKNIDNTEIEIIDEEENTDNREIINSNFNKYKGELKIFSEQMEEEIKLPTVDYSGGIFGWGDHKVTGWELNHLTEKIQEHLIANNNISSKIIKEFETIYKTFNALDNEYIKEIMQSIEKSNEAINKANQGLTEAEKRIEDIKETNEKIQVAQNNIKIIQDKLKNAQQNIDRNIEFQKKIVEGLSKFKNKIDSYEHLKDIDSIWNDLEKVKNSLYILEEKQEKIENLEMSLQDTQNENISFSKKLNISYFLGGGALILTLFNTFYLFLRG; this comes from the coding sequence ATGACTGATGAAAAGAAAACTGATGTGAGAATTTTTGATCCTACTGGATGGTTCAAAGCAATTAATAATATACTTAAAGAAACAACAAATGATAATAAAAATATTGACAATACTGAAATAGAAATTATAGATGAAGAAGAAAATACAGATAACAGAGAAATAATAAATAGTAATTTTAATAAATATAAGGGAGAATTAAAAATATTTTCAGAACAAATGGAAGAAGAAATAAAATTACCAACAGTAGATTATAGTGGTGGTATTTTTGGATGGGGCGATCATAAGGTAACAGGTTGGGAATTAAATCATTTAACTGAAAAAATTCAAGAACATTTAATAGCAAACAATAATATTAGTAGTAAAATCATTAAAGAGTTTGAAACAATATATAAGACTTTTAATGCTTTAGATAATGAATATATAAAAGAGATAATGCAATCAATTGAAAAATCAAATGAAGCAATAAACAAGGCAAATCAAGGGTTGACAGAAGCCGAAAAGAGAATAGAGGATATAAAAGAAACAAATGAAAAAATTCAGGTTGCTCAAAATAATATAAAAATTATTCAAGATAAACTTAAAAATGCTCAACAAAATATTGATAGAAATATTGAATTTCAAAAAAAGATAGTCGAAGGATTAAGTAAATTTAAAAATAAAATAGATTCATACGAGCATCTTAAAGATATTGATAGTATATGGAATGACTTAGAAAAAGTAAAGAATAGTTTATACATACTAGAAGAAAAACAAGAGAAAATTGAAAATTTAGAAATGAGTTTACAAGATACTCAAAATGAAAATATCTCATTTTCTAAAAAATTAAATATAAGTTATTTTTTAGGGGGAGGAGCTTTAATCCTTACTTTATTTAATACCTTTTATTTATTTTTAAGAGGTTAA
- a CDS encoding MmcQ/YjbR family DNA-binding protein — protein MRELKDFIKDKKIDFKKLEEFGFKLKDNSYYYHTSLLKNQFKMSVKISLDNSIFTEIIDTETTEPYILHLLEMKRSGYSEKVYKAYSEVLEKIQKECFEDERFKANYTKEIIDYINNKYGDKLEFLWEKSPKTAVVRRKYSKKWYAVILTISKRKFNLDSDELVEVINLHNNPEEIEKLKDNKKYFPAYHMNKKHWCTICLDGTVELKEIYKLIDISYELAK, from the coding sequence ATGAGAGAACTAAAAGATTTTATTAAAGATAAAAAAATAGATTTTAAAAAACTAGAAGAATTTGGTTTTAAATTAAAAGACAACTCTTATTACTATCATACTTCTTTATTAAAAAATCAATTTAAAATGTCTGTTAAAATTAGTTTAGATAATTCAATTTTTACTGAAATAATAGATACAGAAACTACTGAACCTTATATTTTACATCTTTTAGAAATGAAAAGAAGTGGTTATAGTGAAAAAGTATATAAGGCATATAGTGAAGTTTTAGAAAAAATACAGAAAGAATGTTTTGAAGATGAGAGATTTAAAGCTAACTATACAAAAGAAATTATAGATTATATTAACAATAAATATGGAGATAAATTAGAATTTTTATGGGAAAAATCTCCTAAAACTGCGGTTGTTCGTAGAAAATATAGTAAGAAATGGTATGCTGTTATATTGACTATATCTAAAAGAAAATTTAACTTAGATAGCGATGAACTTGTTGAAGTAATTAATTTACATAATAATCCAGAAGAAATTGAAAAGCTTAAAGATAATAAAAAATATTTTCCAGCTTATCATATGAATAAAAAACACTGGTGTACTATTTGCCTTGATGGAACAGTTGAACTTAAAGAAATTTATAAGTTGATAGATATAAGTTATGAATTAGCAAAATAG
- a CDS encoding uracil-DNA glycosylase, translated as MEEISELWEELKFELGSVGIETLPKDKQEVYIGMGNRNADILFIGNDPKLYLAEDYKVETQSSGEFLIKIFDYAGIVPEAYYITTLTKREVKIKNFDDEEKKILLDLLNMQIALISPKIVVFLGKEVAQMIENREVDLEKERGKFKKWKGDIECYLTYDVETAIKARNETGKKSAVATNFWNDIKNIKERLDHNG; from the coding sequence ATGGAAGAGATATCAGAATTATGGGAAGAGTTAAAATTTGAACTTGGAAGTGTAGGTATTGAAACTTTACCTAAAGATAAACAAGAAGTATACATAGGTATGGGAAATAGAAATGCAGATATTTTATTCATTGGAAATGATCCTAAGCTATATTTAGCTGAAGATTATAAGGTTGAAACACAATCAAGTGGAGAATTTCTTATAAAAATTTTTGACTATGCTGGGATAGTTCCTGAAGCTTACTATATAACTACACTTACTAAAAGAGAAGTTAAAATAAAAAATTTTGATGATGAAGAAAAGAAAATACTTTTAGATTTGTTAAATATGCAGATAGCTTTAATATCTCCAAAAATTGTTGTTTTTTTAGGAAAAGAAGTTGCTCAAATGATTGAAAACAGAGAAGTAGATCTTGAGAAAGAAAGAGGAAAATTTAAAAAATGGAAGGGTGATATAGAATGTTACCTAACATATGATGTTGAAACAGCTATAAAAGCAAGAAATGAAACTGGTAAAAAATCAGCAGTTGCGACTAATTTTTGGAATGATATTAAAAATATAAAAGAGAGGCTAGATCATAATGGATAA
- a CDS encoding spore photoproduct lyase family protein — MLYIVTALYIEAKPLISLFNLKKDNSYTKFQVFSNKDIKLIISGTGKVKSATALTYLISKEDIKKNDYIVSIGFVASNKDSQLGDVVYISKIQNAYSDFDFYPEMIYKHNFLEGSLTTFDSIVEEKIENIEYIDMEAYGFFQTASIFFKKDKIMVLKIVSDILKDKAEDRVLVDFKNENLFTESYNNIYKFLVNFKTVNDESDFTITEQEFIKKVLENLRLSDTMTYELFNILRYLKIKYGNIDILKKYENIEVSSKVQAKKLFEEIKNISLQKNSLEKTASPEINKKKISLNNRFSHIYVEKKILDNKNTLEILSKFKDAKIIEIDNYKEVFSSNNQDFHLQKLGQNLIIASNKPNMIYEGAVVCEDFENDNFYYTSSIINCVYDCEYCYLQGVYSSGNIVIFVDIEKVFEEVEELYNKLKSLYLCVSYDTDLLAIENICSFSEKWYHFIKDKKDLKIELRTKSGNIDKFLNLDVLDNFIIAFTLSPEDIALKNEKYTASFKNRVKAIKELQNKGWKVRICIDPLIYTDDFEKNYSEMIEYLFSEIDKNKVIDVSIGVFRTSKEYLKKMRNQNKKSEILYYPFECIDGIYTYSDKLKSYMIDFIKEKFLKYLDNEKIYI; from the coding sequence ATGTTATATATAGTAACAGCATTATATATTGAAGCCAAGCCTTTAATATCATTATTTAATTTAAAAAAAGACAATAGCTATACAAAGTTTCAAGTATTTTCTAATAAAGATATAAAATTAATTATCAGTGGGACAGGTAAAGTTAAATCTGCCACTGCTCTAACTTATCTAATTTCAAAAGAAGACATTAAGAAAAATGACTATATAGTAAGTATTGGCTTTGTTGCAAGTAATAAAGATTCTCAATTAGGAGATGTAGTCTATATTTCAAAAATCCAAAATGCTTACTCAGATTTTGATTTCTATCCAGAGATGATTTACAAACATAATTTTTTAGAAGGAAGTTTGACAACTTTTGATAGTATAGTTGAGGAAAAAATTGAAAATATAGAATATATTGATATGGAAGCCTATGGTTTTTTCCAAACAGCTTCCATTTTTTTTAAAAAAGATAAAATCATGGTTTTAAAGATTGTATCTGATATATTAAAAGATAAAGCTGAAGATAGAGTTTTAGTAGATTTTAAAAATGAAAATCTATTTACTGAAAGCTATAATAATATCTATAAATTTTTAGTAAATTTTAAGACTGTCAATGATGAGAGTGATTTCACTATTACTGAACAAGAATTTATAAAAAAAGTATTAGAAAATTTAAGATTAAGTGATACAATGACTTATGAGCTTTTTAATATATTAAGGTATTTGAAAATAAAATATGGAAATATTGATATATTAAAAAAATATGAGAATATTGAAGTAAGTTCTAAGGTTCAAGCTAAAAAACTTTTTGAAGAAATAAAAAATATATCTCTACAAAAAAATAGTTTAGAAAAGACAGCTTCACCTGAGATAAATAAAAAGAAAATTTCTTTAAATAATAGATTTTCTCATATCTATGTGGAGAAGAAAATTTTAGACAATAAGAACACTTTAGAGATATTGTCTAAATTTAAAGATGCTAAAATAATAGAAATAGATAATTATAAAGAAGTATTTTCTAGTAATAATCAAGATTTTCACTTGCAAAAATTAGGACAAAATTTAATTATAGCTTCAAATAAGCCCAATATGATTTATGAAGGAGCTGTAGTTTGTGAAGATTTTGAAAATGACAACTTCTATTATACTTCATCTATAATAAATTGTGTCTATGACTGTGAATATTGTTATCTTCAAGGAGTTTATTCATCAGGGAATATAGTTATCTTTGTAGATATTGAAAAGGTTTTTGAAGAAGTTGAAGAACTATATAATAAGTTAAAAAGTCTATATCTTTGTGTGTCTTATGATACAGATTTACTAGCTATAGAAAATATCTGTTCTTTCTCTGAGAAGTGGTATCATTTCATCAAAGATAAAAAAGATTTAAAAATTGAATTAAGAACGAAGTCAGGAAACATTGATAAGTTCTTAAATTTAGATGTTTTAGATAATTTTATAATTGCTTTTACTCTGTCACCTGAAGACATAGCTTTAAAAAATGAGAAATATACAGCAAGTTTTAAAAATAGAGTTAAAGCTATTAAAGAATTACAAAATAAAGGTTGGAAAGTTAGAATTTGTATAGACCCTTTAATATATACAGATGATTTTGAAAAAAATTATAGTGAAATGATAGAATATCTATTCAGTGAAATAGATAAAAATAAGGTTATAGATGTAAGTATAGGAGTGTTTAGAACTTCAAAAGAATATTTAAAAAAGATGAGAAATCAAAATAAGAAGTCTGAAATTCTATACTATCCTTTTGAATGTATTGATGGAATTTATACATATTCTGATAAATTAAAATCATATATGATAGATTTTATTAAAGAAAAATTTTTAAAATATTTAGATAATGAGAAAATATATATTTAA